The Mesorhizobium opportunistum WSM2075 DNA window GGCAACGTCGCTTCAGCCCGGGTCAGGCCGTTGTAGCGATCGCGCTCGCTGGCATTGGGCTGCAGGACTGATGGCTGCAGGGCTGGGGGCTGCATGGCTGGCTTCCTGTGAAGTGGCCAGCCGACACCCGGCCGGGATAATTGTCAATTGTAGTGCCGAGAACGGCCGATGCCGCCGGCATGGCGCAATCGCGCTGGTTGCCGGCGGAATTTGGTTTGCCGCGTGTCGTGATTTTCCGTATAGTCACGCTGTCGTCGGTTCCGTTTTGGAGCCAAGAGGGAATGCGGTGCGGGCTCAATTGTCGCCCAATGCCGTGGCTGCCCCCGCAACTGTGTGCGGTAGTCCTCTCCATATGCCACTGAAGATTTTTCTTCGGGAAGGTGGAGAAGGGCGCTTATCCGCGAGCCAGGAGACCTGCCGGCGACAGGAAACTGACTTCGATGCCCTCGGGTGGAGGGTGAAAGGACAAGACATGAATACCGCTTCCGTCTCCCTCGGCACCTCGGTCTCCTCGCAGTCGCGCTTCATGCAGCTCGCGCTCGCCGCGCTGCTCGGCATCTTCGTTGTCGGCTTTGTCGGCTTCTCGCATATCGATGCGGTCCACAATGCCGCCCACGACTATCGTCATTCGATGGCGTTTCCCTGCCACTGACGAGGATTTGACATCATGAACCTGTTTCGCAACGTCGTGTTCATCGC harbors:
- a CDS encoding CbtB domain-containing protein, which codes for MNTASVSLGTSVSSQSRFMQLALAALLGIFVVGFVGFSHIDAVHNAAHDYRHSMAFPCH